The Geomonas agri genome contains the following window.
AGCTCCGCCAGGATTTCGCGCACCAGGTCGCGATCACCGGCTGATACTCCGGCCGAGGTGATCAGGACGTCGGCTTTAAGTCCCTCGGTGAGGAGCGCCCGGTGGCTGTCCCTGTCGTCGCGGGCTATGCCGAGGATGACCGGATCGGCGCCGCAGAGCTTGATGGCGGTGGCGAGAGCGAGGGTGTTGCTGTTGACGATCTGGCTTTCTTTTGGCTCGGTGCCGATTTCGACAAGTTCGTCGCCGGTGGAGAGGATGGCGACCCGCACCTTACGGTAAACCGGAACCAGGACCGCGGAGAAGGAAGCCAGCAGGCTCACCTGGGGAGCGCCAATCAGCGTCCCTCGGGTCATGATCACTTCACCGTTGCGCACGTCCTCGCCCTGGAAACGGATGTGGTCGTGCTTTTTCACCTGCTGCAGCAGCTTCACGGTTTCCGGGGTGTTCTCGGTCTCTTCTATGGGGACGACCGCATCGGCGCCGGGCGGGATTGGGGCGCCGGTCATTATCCGTGCGGCGCATCCTGGCGTTACTACGTCGTCCGAACTGACCCCGGCGGGGATGTAGTCGGTGACCCTGAGTACGGTGCCCAGCGCGCAGTCGGCGCTCCTGACGGCGAAGCCATCCATGGCGGAGTTGTCCCAGCGCGGCATGTCTTTAGGTGCCACGTAATCCTCGGCCAGCACCCGTCCGGCCGCTTCCAGCAGCAGCACCCTTTCCACACCGGCGGGCGCCACTTTGTCGATGACCATGCGTCTGGCTTGCTCGTAGTTCGTCATCTTTTCCTCTTTCTTCCTTGGTAATGGCAATAACGAAAAAGGGCCCGACTCCGTGAAGGAAGAGGGCCCGTGCGCTGATGCGGCGGTGCTTCTCCTTTCCAAGAGGGAGGCGGTGCCGTTTCCGGCAGCACCCATCGGCTGCGGTGCCTTGGAGTGTTTCCCTTTAGACGGCCGCGGCTCGGAGACGTTTCTGCATATTTTCCCAAGCCATAGCATATTTGCCGGGAAAACAACAATTATTTTAGGTTAAGGGTAAGCACGGCAGCTTTCCAAGGTGTAGCGTAACTAGCCGTAACAATGCAAATTCCTTCGCTCAAAACGTAGCCTTTACATGTCGTATACTTTCTTCCACTCACGGCGCACGCTCGTCTGGCTCCCTCATTAAAGTGGTTGCTTTCCGTTTGACAAACAAGGTATGGTTTTTATCGTGTACCCTAAAGCCGTGTCCGCACCGAACGCCCGGGGGATCACCCGCCGCTTGAAGCCCGGCGTGCAACTACCAGTAATCAGGAAGAATTATGTCTTTGATAGACACCTACGGCAGGCGCATCAACTACCTGCGCCTCTCGGTCACCGACCGATGCAACCTGCGCTGCAGCTACTGCATGCCTGAAGAGGGCGTGGAGAAGTTGAGCCACTGCGAGATGCTCTCCTACGAGGATCTGCTTCGGATTTCCGCCGAGGCGGTTGCCGCCGGGATTGAGAAGATCCGCGTCACCGGCGGCGAGCCCTTGGTGCGCAAGGGGATCATTGACTTCCTTGCGCGCCTGGCCGCGTTGCCGGGGCTGAAGGAATTGGTGCTGACTACCAACGGTCTGCTGCTGAAGGAGATGGCCCAGGGGCTGAGGGATGCCGGGGTGCAGCGGCTCAATGTGAGCCTGGATTCGTTGAAACCGGAAACCTTCGCCGCCATCACCCGCGGCGGTGAGCTGCAACGGGTCTTGGACGGGCTTGACCAGGCGGAGCGGGTCGGTTTTCCGCCGCACAAGATTAACGTGGTGGTCATGCGCGGGGTGAACGACGACGAGATCCTCGACTTCGCGGCGCTGACCCTGAAGCGCCCCTACGCGGTGCGCTTCATCGAGTACATGCCCACCTGCGGCGACGCCGACTGGCGCGATCTCACCGTGCCCGGCGCGGAGATCAGAGAGCGCATCGCCCGGGAGTACACCATCGAGGAGAGCACCAACAGTGAGCGCTCCGGCCCGTCCAAGAACTTCCGAATCCAGGGGGCACCGGGGTCGCTGGGCATCATTACCGCCATGACCGGCCACTTCTGCGACGGCTGCAACCGTCTGCGGGTGACCGCCTCAGGCGTCGCCAAGGGATGCCTGTTCTCCGGGACTGGCGTGGACCTGAAGCCGGTGCTGGCGACGGGTGATGACGAACTGTTACGCAAGGAAATCCGGCGCATCGTGGCGGCCAAACCGGGGCGACACGAGGTTACCGACGAAGGTGTAGAAAGCAAACCATTCGCCATGTCCCGCGTAGGCGGGTAGATAAGAAGGAGAAGGCATGATCGGAAAGATAGTCGCCGTTAACATCAGCAAGAACAAAGGGGAGAGGAAGACCCCGGTACCCGAGGTCACCCTGCGCGAGGAGCACGGCATCGTCGGCGACGGCCATGCCGGTGACTGGCACCGCCAGGTGAGCCTTCTGGCCCAGGAGAGCATTGCCA
Protein-coding sequences here:
- the moaA gene encoding GTP 3',8-cyclase MoaA, whose translation is MSLIDTYGRRINYLRLSVTDRCNLRCSYCMPEEGVEKLSHCEMLSYEDLLRISAEAVAAGIEKIRVTGGEPLVRKGIIDFLARLAALPGLKELVLTTNGLLLKEMAQGLRDAGVQRLNVSLDSLKPETFAAITRGGELQRVLDGLDQAERVGFPPHKINVVVMRGVNDDEILDFAALTLKRPYAVRFIEYMPTCGDADWRDLTVPGAEIRERIAREYTIEESTNSERSGPSKNFRIQGAPGSLGIITAMTGHFCDGCNRLRVTASGVAKGCLFSGTGVDLKPVLATGDDELLRKEIRRIVAAKPGRHEVTDEGVESKPFAMSRVGG
- a CDS encoding molybdopterin molybdotransferase MoeA; protein product: MTNYEQARRMVIDKVAPAGVERVLLLEAAGRVLAEDYVAPKDMPRWDNSAMDGFAVRSADCALGTVLRVTDYIPAGVSSDDVVTPGCAARIMTGAPIPPGADAVVPIEETENTPETVKLLQQVKKHDHIRFQGEDVRNGEVIMTRGTLIGAPQVSLLASFSAVLVPVYRKVRVAILSTGDELVEIGTEPKESQIVNSNTLALATAIKLCGADPVILGIARDDRDSHRALLTEGLKADVLITSAGVSAGDRDLVREILAELGVVEQFWKPGIKPGGPTAFGMRGNVPVFSLPGNPVSTMITFEEFARPAILRMMGHVKVFRRTVRGVLKEGARKKAGKVNFLRVHVAIEGGRFVASTSGDQNTGILKTMLRCNALAILPAEATEFAAGAEVDLHLLDPTLEMEV